A window of the Euzebya pacifica genome harbors these coding sequences:
- a CDS encoding ABC transporter permease produces the protein MSQIVTPADAGPAVDPVDPLPDDSARRLPRLATVLGWVGGAVVVALVLIAVFAPQLAPYDPTERVGVPFSPPGADHLLGTNDVGQDLLSELIHGTRVSLLVGIVAATVAIVIGGTIGTVAGYYPRRLGATLMRGVDVVLILPFLPLLIVLAAYLGRSLITTTLVIGSLIWAGSARVIRSQVLSLRTRDYVLAAKSMGATDRWAIRRHVLPRTALLASGEFVQATASAILLEAALSFLGLGDPLQKSWGSILYWAQVRGAFFGPAWKWWVLPPGLMIMAASLGFALLAFSLEERINPRL, from the coding sequence ATGAGCCAGATCGTCACCCCCGCCGACGCCGGTCCTGCGGTGGACCCCGTCGACCCGCTGCCCGACGACTCGGCCCGACGGCTGCCGCGGCTGGCCACGGTGCTCGGCTGGGTCGGCGGCGCCGTCGTCGTCGCCCTCGTGCTGATCGCCGTGTTCGCCCCACAGCTTGCCCCCTACGACCCGACCGAACGGGTCGGCGTGCCCTTCTCGCCCCCCGGTGCCGACCACCTGCTGGGCACCAACGACGTCGGCCAGGACCTGCTCAGCGAGCTGATCCATGGCACGCGGGTCTCGTTGCTCGTGGGCATCGTTGCCGCCACCGTGGCCATCGTCATCGGCGGCACGATCGGCACCGTCGCCGGCTACTACCCCCGTCGCCTCGGCGCGACCCTGATGCGCGGTGTCGACGTCGTCCTGATCCTGCCGTTCCTCCCCCTCCTCATCGTGCTTGCCGCCTACTTGGGTCGCAGCCTGATCACGACGACGCTCGTGATCGGCTCGCTCATCTGGGCCGGATCGGCTCGGGTCATCCGATCGCAGGTGCTGTCGCTGCGGACCCGCGACTACGTGCTGGCCGCCAAGTCGATGGGTGCCACGGATCGCTGGGCCATCCGTCGCCACGTGCTGCCGCGGACCGCGTTGCTGGCCAGCGGCGAGTTCGTACAGGCCACGGCCAGCGCGATCCTCCTCGAGGCGGCGCTCAGCTTCCTCGGGCTGGGCGACCCTTTGCAGAAGAGCTGGGGGTCGATCCTGTACTGGGCGCAGGTGCGTGGCGCGTTCTTCGGCCCCGCCTGGAAGTGGTGGGTGCTCCCGCCCGGCCTGATGATCATGGCCGCCTCGCTCGGCTTCGCCCTGCTTGCCTTCTCCCTGGAGGAGCGCATCAACCCGCGCCTCTGA
- a CDS encoding ABC transporter ATP-binding protein produces MPLTTPTAADSSTADASQALLRLEDLQVTFRTPRGRVCAVDSVDLHVDPGEVLAVVGESGSGKSVSMLATMGLLPGTATVSGRIRLEGTDLLQCSARHMRQVRGRDIAMVFQDPMSSLNPVHTIGKQVEEMLLLHTEMDRRARRDRAIELLDRVGIPAAADRVDSYPHEFSGGMRQRAMIAIALACDPKLLIADEPTTALDVTVQSQIIELVRTLQADTGMSVVWITHDLGVVAELADRVAVMYSGRVVETGSATRIYNATRHPYTSGLLRSIPRLDRPVEDLLPEIPGSPPTRSDPSACCAFAPRCPAATTECHDTLPVLQPHGRTDHLAACLHTESVDDGLDWQADRPGVDDTDRTASTPTPEVLVEMDGVAVHFPVRRGLFGRHRSVVRAVDGVDLRVHRGRTLGIVGESGCGKTTLGRTLVGLIDPTDGEVRIDDQPLSTKPGRHRRRVQMIFQDPFSSMNPGMRVRDIVAEPIRIHRLHPESTIEDVVSRLLQRVGIVPATMERHPHEFSGGQRQRIAIARALAAEPEVIVCDEAVSSLDVSVQAQIVNLLRELQLDEGLAFVFVAHDLAVVRQISHEVAVMYLGQVVEQGPRDALYANPLHPYTRALLDAVPTPEPGADDDRVPLQGDLPSPSAPPAGCRFHTRCPLAVPGVCDTEAPALREAGPDRRVACHLVDVDADGARLVADSQTPTVEPQQRRQNPMRGTRQ; encoded by the coding sequence ATGCCACTGACTACCCCGACCGCTGCCGACTCCAGCACCGCGGACGCCAGCCAGGCCCTCCTGCGACTGGAGGACCTGCAGGTGACCTTCCGGACCCCCCGGGGCCGCGTGTGCGCCGTCGACTCCGTGGACCTCCACGTCGATCCCGGTGAGGTCCTCGCCGTCGTCGGCGAGTCAGGGTCCGGCAAGAGCGTCTCGATGCTCGCCACGATGGGGCTGCTGCCGGGGACGGCGACCGTGTCGGGCCGCATCCGGCTGGAGGGCACCGACCTGCTGCAGTGCTCGGCGCGCCACATGCGACAGGTCCGCGGGCGGGACATCGCCATGGTCTTCCAGGACCCGATGTCGTCGCTGAATCCGGTGCACACCATCGGCAAGCAGGTGGAGGAGATGCTGCTGCTCCACACCGAGATGGACCGTCGGGCCCGCCGTGACCGTGCGATCGAGCTGCTGGACCGGGTCGGCATCCCCGCCGCGGCCGACCGGGTCGACAGCTACCCCCACGAGTTCTCCGGGGGCATGCGCCAGCGGGCCATGATCGCCATCGCCCTCGCCTGCGATCCGAAGCTGCTCATCGCCGACGAGCCGACGACCGCGCTCGACGTGACCGTCCAGAGCCAGATCATCGAGCTGGTCAGGACGTTGCAGGCCGACACCGGCATGTCGGTGGTCTGGATCACCCACGACCTCGGGGTCGTGGCCGAGCTCGCCGACCGCGTGGCCGTCATGTACTCGGGTCGGGTGGTGGAGACGGGGTCGGCGACCCGCATCTACAACGCCACGCGACACCCCTACACCTCCGGCTTGCTCCGCTCCATCCCGCGGCTGGACCGACCGGTCGAGGACCTCCTCCCCGAGATCCCCGGCAGCCCGCCGACCCGGTCGGACCCCTCGGCCTGCTGCGCCTTCGCCCCTCGTTGCCCTGCCGCGACCACCGAGTGCCACGACACCCTTCCGGTCCTGCAGCCCCACGGACGGACGGACCACCTGGCGGCGTGCCTGCACACCGAGAGCGTGGACGACGGGCTGGACTGGCAGGCCGACCGTCCCGGCGTCGACGACACCGATCGGACGGCATCAACGCCCACCCCCGAGGTGCTGGTCGAGATGGACGGGGTTGCGGTGCACTTCCCCGTGCGTCGCGGACTGTTCGGCCGACACCGCAGCGTGGTGCGTGCCGTCGACGGCGTCGACCTCCGGGTCCACCGTGGCCGCACACTCGGCATCGTCGGCGAGAGCGGATGTGGCAAGACCACCCTCGGGCGAACCCTCGTCGGGCTGATCGACCCGACCGATGGGGAGGTCCGCATCGACGACCAACCGCTGTCGACGAAGCCCGGCCGCCACCGCCGCCGGGTGCAGATGATCTTCCAGGACCCGTTCTCGTCGATGAACCCGGGCATGCGGGTGCGCGACATCGTCGCCGAGCCCATCCGGATCCACCGGCTGCATCCCGAGTCGACGATCGAGGACGTCGTCAGTCGGCTGCTCCAACGGGTCGGCATCGTCCCGGCGACGATGGAACGCCACCCCCACGAGTTCTCCGGCGGGCAACGCCAGCGCATCGCCATCGCTCGGGCGCTGGCCGCCGAGCCCGAGGTCATCGTCTGCGACGAGGCCGTGTCCAGCCTCGACGTGTCGGTGCAGGCCCAGATCGTCAACCTGCTCCGCGAGCTGCAGCTGGACGAGGGTCTTGCCTTCGTCTTCGTGGCCCACGACCTCGCGGTCGTCCGGCAGATCTCCCACGAGGTCGCGGTCATGTACCTGGGACAGGTCGTGGAGCAGGGGCCGCGCGACGCCCTGTACGCCAACCCCCTGCATCCCTACACCCGGGCCCTGCTCGATGCCGTGCCGACCCCCGAGCCGGGCGCGGACGACGACCGGGTGCCACTCCAGGGCGACCTCCCGAGTCCAAGCGCCCCACCGGCGGGCTGTCGGTTCCACACCCGCTGCCCCCTGGCGGTCCCGGGTGTCTGTGACACCGAGGCCCCCGCCCTCCGCGAGGCCGGCCCGGACCGACGGGTGGCCTGCCACCTGGTCGACGTCGACGCCGACGGCGCGCGCCTCGTCGCCGACAGCCAGACCCCAACCGTCGAGCCGCAACAGCGACGTCAGAACCCGATGAGAGGAACCCGACAATGA
- a CDS encoding ABC transporter permease: protein MGRFDTRRIGQYGLVLVIAVTLNFLLPRLMPGNPLALIAGVDVGLLSPDQRAELVQEFGLDTPVWQQYLRYWQDLLSLDLGYSYRSGQAILGMLLERLPWTLLLTGSALLISGVIGIVAGAVSAWRRGSALDLTLLTSMIGLESMPAFWLGMLLISGFAVSLGVLPSFGAETAVSGLEGWDRLVDIAEHAVLPVLTLSIVSTPGVYMTMRYSMLEVLGEDFIRTGRAKGATERRLLFRHVARNALAPVLTVLALRLGYAFGGTVVIETVFSYPGLGRLVFEAVGGRDYPVMQAAFLVFTFAVLAANLLAELVYPLLDPRTRASA from the coding sequence ATGGGACGCTTCGACACCCGACGCATCGGCCAGTACGGCCTCGTGCTGGTCATCGCCGTCACGCTCAACTTCCTGCTCCCCCGGCTGATGCCGGGCAACCCGCTGGCGCTCATCGCCGGGGTCGACGTCGGCCTGCTGAGCCCCGACCAGCGGGCCGAGCTGGTCCAGGAGTTCGGGCTGGACACCCCTGTCTGGCAGCAGTACCTCCGCTACTGGCAGGACCTGCTGTCGCTGGACCTCGGGTACTCCTACCGATCCGGACAGGCCATCCTCGGCATGCTGCTGGAACGGCTGCCCTGGACGTTGTTGCTGACCGGCTCGGCGCTGCTGATCTCCGGCGTCATCGGCATCGTCGCGGGTGCGGTGTCGGCATGGCGTCGCGGCAGCGCGCTGGACCTGACCCTGCTGACCTCGATGATCGGCCTGGAGTCGATGCCCGCCTTCTGGCTCGGCATGCTGCTGATCTCGGGGTTCGCCGTCTCCCTGGGGGTGCTGCCGTCCTTCGGCGCGGAGACGGCCGTCAGCGGGCTGGAGGGGTGGGACCGGCTGGTCGACATCGCCGAGCACGCCGTGCTGCCCGTCCTGACCCTCTCCATCGTCTCCACCCCTGGGGTCTACATGACCATGCGCTACAGCATGCTGGAGGTGCTGGGCGAGGACTTCATCCGGACCGGCCGGGCCAAGGGCGCGACCGAACGACGGCTGCTGTTCCGCCACGTCGCACGCAACGCCCTCGCACCCGTCCTGACGGTGCTGGCCCTGCGGCTGGGCTACGCCTTCGGCGGCACGGTGGTGATCGAGACGGTGTTCTCCTACCCGGGACTCGGCCGGCTCGTCTTCGAAGCCGTCGGCGGGCGGGACTACCCCGTGATGCAGGCGGCGTTCCTGGTCTTCACCTTCGCGGTGCTGGCCGCCAACCTGCTGGCCGAGCTGGTCTATCCCCTGCTGGACCCACGGACGAGGGCGTCGGCATGA
- a CDS encoding cupin domain-containing protein — MPDQTPLPTEPDGMEQLGECRVLRNVAEQPGVETLEGRLVPLMGGIDIRSHLIVMHPGQWCYPHPHPTESLIYTISGRWVFCTTEDGEEVRTVIEAGDLFHFVPDAPTGFETPFDEPAVILILKGEPGTYAEMQEAMVGARDHLQEEADNGEVFALAELPEDHPARVFAASVTSA; from the coding sequence ATGCCCGACCAGACCCCGCTTCCCACCGAACCCGACGGGATGGAGCAGCTCGGCGAGTGCCGGGTGCTCCGCAACGTCGCCGAGCAGCCCGGCGTGGAGACCCTGGAGGGCCGACTCGTCCCGTTGATGGGCGGCATCGACATCCGCTCCCACCTGATCGTCATGCACCCGGGCCAGTGGTGCTACCCCCACCCCCACCCGACGGAGAGCCTGATCTACACGATCTCCGGCCGGTGGGTCTTCTGCACCACCGAGGACGGCGAGGAGGTCCGGACCGTCATCGAGGCCGGTGACCTGTTCCACTTCGTCCCCGACGCGCCGACCGGCTTCGAGACCCCGTTCGACGAGCCTGCGGTCATCCTCATCCTCAAGGGCGAACCGGGCACGTACGCCGAGATGCAGGAGGCCATGGTCGGCGCCCGCGATCACCTGCAGGAGGAGGCCGACAACGGCGAGGTCTTCGCGCTCGCCGAGCTGCCCGAGGACCACCCTGCCCGCGTCTTCGCGGCCTCGGTGACGTCGGCCTGA
- a CDS encoding alpha/beta hydrolase family protein: protein MAGTHTRTEVSFPSGEELLVGDLVLPDDPGPHPVVLSVAGTGPQDRYGNQVLPDGTVDPHPRHRWVGDRLAAAGIAQMCWDKRGVGASTGGDRAAGDPPGDRDAHASVETDVVDLLAAVEFLAGHERIDPRRIVVMGTSAGAHFTCRAAARTDVPAGYVLWGGVHQEIDEFAAYIYALIRSWAARGDAEREAMEANKPGALATADRWPAMLEAARRGETTFEWTDEDGELHIRYLTRTIQELEHAYPEQFANVTRPVMVIHGDRDINVPVQQAHDSAAALRAAGNDDVTLVIVRGADHGMHAIAVDDEEHLRRWMTGGDRGPQSELFIGAVIGWVRDLWVRYPS, encoded by the coding sequence ATGGCGGGCACCCACACCCGGACCGAGGTCAGCTTCCCCAGCGGCGAGGAGTTGCTCGTCGGCGACCTGGTCCTGCCCGACGATCCCGGCCCCCATCCGGTCGTGCTCAGCGTGGCCGGTACCGGCCCCCAGGACCGGTACGGCAACCAGGTCCTTCCCGACGGCACCGTCGACCCCCACCCGCGGCACCGCTGGGTCGGCGACCGCCTGGCCGCTGCAGGGATCGCCCAGATGTGCTGGGACAAGCGCGGCGTCGGGGCGAGCACCGGCGGGGACCGTGCCGCAGGCGACCCGCCTGGCGACCGCGACGCGCACGCCAGCGTCGAGACCGACGTCGTGGACCTCCTCGCCGCCGTGGAGTTCCTGGCCGGCCACGAACGGATCGATCCCCGACGGATCGTGGTCATGGGGACCAGCGCCGGTGCGCACTTCACCTGTCGGGCCGCGGCACGGACCGACGTGCCGGCCGGCTACGTCCTGTGGGGCGGGGTGCACCAGGAGATCGACGAGTTCGCGGCCTACATCTACGCCCTCATCCGCTCGTGGGCGGCCCGCGGCGACGCCGAACGCGAAGCGATGGAGGCCAACAAACCCGGCGCCCTGGCCACGGCCGACCGTTGGCCCGCGATGCTCGAGGCCGCCCGTCGCGGCGAGACCACCTTCGAGTGGACCGACGAGGACGGCGAGCTGCACATCCGCTACCTGACCCGCACCATCCAGGAGCTCGAGCACGCCTACCCCGAGCAGTTCGCCAACGTGACGCGGCCAGTGATGGTGATCCACGGCGACCGGGACATCAACGTGCCGGTCCAGCAGGCCCACGACTCCGCGGCCGCACTGCGCGCCGCGGGCAACGACGACGTCACGCTCGTCATCGTCCGCGGCGCCGACCACGGCATGCATGCCATCGCCGTCGACGACGAGGAACACCTGCGGCGGTGGATGACCGGCGGCGACCGTGGCCCCCAGTCGGAGCTGTTCATCGGTGCGGTGATCGGCTGGGTGCGGGACCTCTGGGTCCGCTACCCGAGCTGA
- a CDS encoding LuxR family transcriptional regulator has protein sequence MAVSPAGWNGRGPRTWPGKLRPPPLPDGHVPRPALVSAIENGLVRSGVVLLSAGDGFGKSTLLSEYARRPRPSATAWLSLDSHDDDPQVFLVAGLEALAMVHPDLFTEALVAAGNATDAAQALAFRMGVCDLEHLDEPVTLVVDDLDQLRHPSIVSGLRRLLRYRPPNLRLVLATRDDLLLDADRLQRGSGALVLDEGDLALSEAETADIAVSRHGALDDDRLHELHEATGGWAAGVVLASPGSSSGPVFDTRAQPVARFLREAIVEGLPDDLSTFLLELCMLPHVSVSLATTATGRADCARVLQDLQDRRLLEPRTELDGATWVVPPIIREFGRHELRTTAPDRATEVVLNAAWAMVRAGDFEEGAVLAMQSGDDYEAARLLLRVHLGMSTSGHGLRVHELASTLQARLPHLPELSLASAWGAVQAGLDALATEAMRTAAATTVRGQRGRFIRAEVQGLRAHLLRRQGEYTESVRAVREGLALLRDTEADAEWSYADSIRTRAPLDMGMASFLAGDLDTAMTAFEMVTGGDVPGPMRAVAHSYLALIAWLEGQHDPATHASMARLLEQRTAQAPDLAHFITSVTVALSEDGVAGRDALIDAELISACMPEPGTQVMVRLARAFRVGRGLAVGGAVADAYGTDVRTDDVAALLSDVRRILDGIPDTGVLPRIVERVRAELGEGPTLEGYGEALTDGERKVLRLLDTSLTEREIGMELHLSHNTVRTYRRRLYRKLGVTSRRAAVDAAKAPEPTAPEQR, from the coding sequence ATGGCGGTTTCCCCTGCGGGTTGGAACGGCCGCGGGCCTCGCACGTGGCCGGGGAAGCTGCGGCCCCCACCGTTGCCCGACGGCCACGTCCCCCGGCCCGCGCTCGTGTCGGCGATCGAGAACGGCCTCGTGCGCAGCGGCGTCGTCCTCCTCAGCGCAGGCGATGGCTTCGGCAAGTCGACGCTCCTCAGCGAGTACGCCCGTCGTCCGCGACCGTCCGCAACCGCATGGTTGTCGCTGGACTCCCACGACGACGATCCCCAGGTGTTCCTCGTCGCTGGCCTCGAAGCCCTCGCCATGGTCCATCCCGACCTGTTCACCGAGGCCCTCGTCGCCGCGGGAAACGCCACGGATGCCGCCCAGGCGCTGGCGTTCCGGATGGGCGTGTGCGACCTCGAGCACCTGGACGAGCCCGTCACGCTCGTGGTCGATGACCTCGACCAGCTCCGGCACCCCTCGATCGTCAGCGGCCTCCGTCGGTTGCTGCGTTACAGGCCCCCGAATCTGCGGTTGGTCCTCGCCACCCGCGACGACCTGCTGCTGGACGCCGACCGGCTGCAACGAGGGTCGGGCGCGCTCGTCCTGGACGAAGGCGATCTGGCGCTCAGCGAGGCAGAGACCGCCGACATCGCCGTGTCCAGGCACGGTGCGCTGGACGACGACCGCCTGCACGAGCTGCACGAGGCCACCGGCGGATGGGCCGCGGGCGTCGTCCTCGCGTCACCCGGGTCCTCGAGCGGCCCAGTCTTCGACACCCGCGCCCAGCCCGTCGCGCGGTTCCTGCGCGAGGCGATCGTCGAGGGGCTTCCCGACGACCTCTCGACCTTCCTGCTCGAGCTGTGCATGCTTCCACACGTGTCGGTGTCCCTGGCCACGACCGCCACGGGTCGCGCGGACTGTGCGCGGGTGCTGCAGGACCTTCAGGACCGCCGGTTGCTCGAGCCGAGGACCGAGCTGGACGGCGCCACGTGGGTCGTGCCCCCGATCATCAGGGAGTTCGGTCGCCACGAGCTGCGGACGACCGCGCCCGACCGGGCCACCGAAGTCGTGCTGAACGCCGCGTGGGCCATGGTCCGTGCGGGCGACTTCGAGGAGGGTGCCGTCCTGGCGATGCAGAGCGGCGACGACTACGAGGCCGCACGGCTGCTCCTGCGCGTCCACCTCGGCATGTCGACCTCCGGCCACGGGCTGCGCGTCCACGAGCTCGCATCGACCCTGCAGGCCCGGCTGCCCCACCTGCCGGAGCTGTCGCTGGCGTCGGCGTGGGGGGCGGTGCAAGCGGGCCTGGACGCCCTCGCGACCGAGGCGATGCGCACTGCAGCGGCAACCACCGTCCGCGGTCAACGGGGCAGGTTCATCCGCGCCGAGGTCCAGGGCCTCCGCGCCCATCTGCTGCGCCGGCAGGGGGAGTACACCGAGTCCGTCCGGGCGGTTCGCGAGGGGCTCGCCCTCCTTCGTGACACCGAAGCCGATGCCGAGTGGAGCTACGCGGACTCCATCCGCACGCGCGCCCCCCTCGACATGGGCATGGCCTCGTTCCTGGCGGGCGACCTCGACACGGCGATGACCGCCTTCGAGATGGTGACGGGGGGCGACGTCCCGGGCCCGATGCGTGCCGTCGCCCACTCCTACCTCGCCCTGATCGCCTGGTTGGAGGGCCAGCACGACCCGGCCACGCATGCCTCGATGGCAAGGCTGCTGGAGCAGCGCACCGCCCAGGCCCCCGACCTCGCCCACTTCATCACCTCCGTCACCGTCGCCCTCTCCGAGGACGGCGTCGCGGGTCGTGACGCGCTGATCGATGCGGAGCTGATCTCGGCATGCATGCCCGAGCCGGGCACCCAGGTGATGGTGCGCCTGGCCCGGGCGTTCCGGGTCGGAAGGGGCCTGGCGGTCGGGGGCGCGGTCGCCGACGCCTACGGGACCGACGTCCGGACCGATGACGTGGCCGCACTCCTCAGCGACGTCAGGAGGATCCTGGACGGGATCCCCGACACCGGCGTCCTCCCCCGCATCGTCGAACGGGTCAGGGCCGAGCTCGGCGAGGGCCCCACCCTCGAGGGATACGGCGAGGCCCTCACCGACGGTGAACGCAAGGTGCTGCGACTGCTCGACACCTCGCTGACCGAACGCGAGATCGGCATGGAGCTCCACCTGTCCCACAACACCGTGCGGACCTACCGCCGTCGGCTGTACCGCAAGCTCGGTGTGACCAGCCGTCGGGCGGCCGTCGACGCCGCGAAGGCCCCGGAACCAACGGCTCCGGAGCAGCGCTGA
- a CDS encoding EAL domain-containing protein codes for MTTDHLPSGTGFLPTDLVRPVDGTEMYRIIEADDTPVVVAVLRVENVTVSRSLTGAMFDDAVRMLKSRLIGEGSTAVSTRVGEHETVVAVRVAVPVSASDLEAFVLAQLRRPLEVRGQVVPVELRVGISRPDPRCGSAMERISRARRALALASAGHPVRIHDRTVEAQLHLRHLVSDDLPRLLRENLSAIYQPVLDLRDNEIVAAEALMRIDHPALGRLTPVVVLPLLDETLQLELTRRMIGHAMAAATEWSARAAATRHISVNLPPEQLAKEELLWMIDDAAAATGGDPDMLVLEVLETGIASPTPDSAVRNGLRRRGVRLAVDDFGTGYSTLEQMARLDADMLKVDRHLTAQLGLDEPDGTAAAMAVHIGRSRGLPVVAEGVERPEQLEGLRWLRCRYAQGWFIARPESLEALLQR; via the coding sequence ATGACGACAGACCACCTCCCCAGCGGCACCGGGTTCCTCCCCACGGACCTCGTGCGCCCCGTCGACGGCACCGAGATGTACCGCATCATCGAGGCCGACGACACCCCGGTGGTCGTCGCCGTGCTTCGCGTGGAGAACGTCACCGTGTCGCGGTCACTCACCGGTGCGATGTTCGACGACGCCGTCCGCATGCTGAAGTCCCGCCTGATCGGCGAGGGCTCGACCGCGGTGTCGACGAGGGTCGGCGAGCACGAGACGGTCGTGGCCGTCCGCGTCGCCGTCCCGGTGTCGGCCTCCGACCTCGAGGCGTTCGTGCTCGCCCAGCTCCGTCGCCCGCTGGAGGTCCGAGGACAGGTCGTCCCCGTCGAGCTACGTGTGGGCATCAGCAGGCCGGACCCGCGATGTGGGTCGGCGATGGAACGCATCTCCCGGGCCCGTCGTGCGCTGGCCCTGGCCAGCGCCGGGCATCCCGTCCGCATCCACGACCGCACCGTCGAGGCCCAGCTGCACCTGCGCCACCTGGTCAGCGACGACCTGCCGCGCCTGCTGCGGGAGAACCTGTCGGCGATCTACCAACCCGTCCTCGACCTGCGCGACAACGAGATCGTCGCGGCCGAGGCACTCATGCGCATCGACCACCCGGCGCTCGGGCGGCTGACACCCGTGGTGGTCCTGCCGCTGCTCGACGAGACGCTCCAGCTGGAGCTCACCCGACGCATGATCGGCCATGCGATGGCCGCCGCGACCGAGTGGAGTGCACGGGCCGCCGCCACCCGCCACATCAGCGTCAACCTTCCACCCGAGCAGCTCGCCAAGGAAGAGCTGCTGTGGATGATCGACGACGCGGCAGCCGCCACCGGAGGCGATCCCGACATGCTGGTGCTGGAGGTGCTCGAGACGGGCATCGCCTCACCGACCCCGGACTCGGCCGTTCGCAACGGCCTGCGCCGACGCGGCGTCCGCCTGGCCGTCGACGACTTCGGCACGGGATACTCCACCCTCGAACAGATGGCCCGGCTGGACGCCGACATGCTCAAGGTCGACCGGCACCTGACCGCACAGCTGGGCCTCGACGAGCCCGACGGCACAGCAGCGGCCATGGCCGTCCACATCGGCCGCAGCCGCGGGTTGCCCGTCGTTGCCGAGGGCGTCGAACGCCCCGAACAGCTCGAGGGCCTTCGCTGGCTCCGCTGTCGCTACGCGCAGGGCTGGTTCATCGCCCGCCCCGAATCGCTGGAGGCACTCCTCCAGCGCTGA
- a CDS encoding ABC transporter substrate-binding protein, translating to MTTVSNRWAALLLLLVLVLSACSSTDDTADSTDDGAGGEDAAASDTPDDAGDSDDDAPDDDADDADDDTDDGAAASGTVATMRAAITGDEGTLTPYTYVTGFPGWNLLMLQYDSLMQIDVDGVPQPWLAESVDVSDDGLTYDMTLVDGVTWHDGEPFTAEDVVFTVDYFLANAAGRFSRNLGAVTEATADGDLGVTLTLEAPSPSFPLSTLSDVPILPEHVWSTVEDPETHQFEGPNVGTGPYTLEEYQSDTSYRLVANPDYFRGAPTVEELVIVQFADDAGALAAIRSGEVDVVFDQIAPEQVDLLGQQGTIEIAQGPEYSSQLLYFDASKAPFDDIAVRQAMSLAVDRQDLVDTVFLGAATVGSAGWIHPDQPTFNAEVETTTDLEQANALLEDAGYTDSDGDGIREADGEPMSYELLTPSGDSLRLRTAELVAAMLADVGIQANVSSVEQATWEEAVWPGFDVANGRNYDLAMWGWSAPIQADASRVASLVHSEIEIGSLNLTAFADPEMDEVAQALTVEGDDATRTELIGELQSLFAERLPFVTLLYPDGAYAYDAAVYDDWAFVNGQGIVSKLSLLEPAARP from the coding sequence ATGACGACAGTGTCCAACCGGTGGGCAGCCCTGCTGCTCCTGCTGGTCCTCGTGCTCTCCGCGTGCTCGTCCACCGACGACACGGCCGACTCCACTGACGACGGCGCTGGCGGTGAGGACGCCGCCGCGTCCGACACCCCCGACGACGCAGGCGATTCCGACGACGACGCGCCCGACGACGACGCAGACGACGCAGACGACGACACCGATGACGGCGCCGCGGCGAGCGGGACGGTCGCGACGATGCGGGCCGCGATCACCGGTGACGAGGGGACGCTGACGCCCTACACCTACGTCACCGGCTTCCCGGGCTGGAACCTGCTCATGCTGCAGTACGACTCGCTGATGCAGATCGACGTCGACGGGGTTCCCCAGCCGTGGTTGGCGGAGTCCGTGGACGTCAGCGACGACGGCCTCACCTACGACATGACCCTGGTCGACGGCGTCACCTGGCACGACGGTGAGCCGTTCACCGCCGAGGACGTCGTGTTCACCGTCGACTACTTCCTGGCCAACGCGGCCGGCCGGTTCAGCCGCAACCTGGGCGCCGTGACCGAGGCCACTGCCGACGGCGACCTCGGCGTCACGCTGACCCTGGAGGCGCCCAGCCCGTCGTTCCCGCTGAGCACCCTCAGCGACGTGCCGATCCTCCCCGAACACGTCTGGTCGACGGTGGAGGATCCCGAGACCCACCAGTTCGAGGGCCCCAACGTCGGCACCGGCCCCTACACCCTCGAGGAGTACCAGTCCGACACCAGCTATCGCCTGGTGGCCAACCCCGACTACTTCCGCGGCGCCCCGACCGTGGAGGAGCTCGTCATCGTGCAGTTCGCCGACGACGCCGGTGCCTTGGCCGCCATCCGGTCCGGTGAGGTCGACGTGGTGTTCGACCAGATCGCACCCGAGCAGGTCGACCTCCTCGGACAGCAGGGCACCATCGAGATCGCCCAGGGTCCCGAGTACAGCTCGCAGCTGCTGTACTTCGACGCCTCCAAGGCGCCCTTCGACGACATCGCCGTGCGGCAGGCCATGTCGCTGGCCGTTGACCGCCAGGACCTGGTCGACACCGTGTTCCTCGGTGCCGCAACCGTTGGCTCGGCCGGGTGGATCCACCCGGACCAGCCGACCTTCAACGCCGAGGTGGAGACGACCACCGACCTCGAGCAGGCCAACGCCCTGCTGGAGGACGCCGGCTACACCGACAGCGACGGCGACGGCATCCGCGAGGCCGACGGCGAACCCATGAGCTACGAGCTGCTGACGCCCTCCGGTGATTCCCTGCGCCTGCGGACCGCCGAGCTCGTGGCGGCCATGCTGGCCGACGTCGGCATCCAGGCCAACGTGTCGTCGGTCGAGCAGGCCACATGGGAGGAGGCGGTCTGGCCCGGCTTCGACGTGGCCAACGGCCGCAACTACGACCTGGCCATGTGGGGCTGGTCGGCACCGATCCAGGCCGACGCCAGCCGGGTCGCATCGCTGGTCCACTCCGAGATCGAGATCGGGTCGCTGAACCTGACCGCCTTCGCGGACCCCGAGATGGACGAGGTCGCCCAGGCCCTGACCGTCGAGGGTGACGACGCCACCCGCACCGAGCTGATCGGCGAGCTGCAGTCGCTGTTCGCCGAACGGCTCCCGTTCGTCACGCTGCTGTACCCCGACGGCGCCTACGCCTACGACGCGGCCGTGTACGACGACTGGGCCTTCGTCAACGGGCAGGGCATCGTCTCAAAGCTGTCGCTGCTGGAGCCTGCCGCCCGGCCGTAA